In Vitis vinifera cultivar Pinot Noir 40024 chromosome 17, ASM3070453v1, one genomic interval encodes:
- the LOC100853898 gene encoding histone H1, with amino-acid sequence MGHAQRSDYTRPTPSPPPHSFLISYFLYGKNTTLLLNNSPNLFSLPLPLPLPVSLLSLFSAFSLYMDPAPPPPLPPPPPPQPPAASEAHVAHAANPTPSHGPPHNHPPYAEMITTAIGALNERTGSSKKAIAKYIERTFGDLPPSHPALLTHHLKRLRSSGQVVMVKHSYMLPRSGDDAHALPLHPGPVSGPKRGRGRPPKPKIPVQPTSESVLVAVGLVDGPVVPKRGPGRPPKSGGVRGPRPKSLDGPKRRPGRPPKAQLGGVIPGGVPRERPRTAGVTKVKVSGRPRGRPPKILTVGAGVGGGLSVKRRGRPPKADGPKRPKKLTGRPVGRPRKKLATGEILPAASEQPVAEWMNYEDLKQKLEHIQGKIKLSVGVLRTQFSENNVSAMSALQELEDLATMDISAPLNIEGQLFFGN; translated from the exons ATGGGCCATGCTCAACGGTCCGATTACACGCGCCCCACCCCCTCACCCCCTCCTCACTCTTTTCTCATTTCTTATTTCTTATATGGTAAAAACACTACTCTCCTTCTGAACAACTCACCTAACctcttctctctccctctccctctccctctccccgtctctctcctctctcttttctccgctttctctctctacatgGACCCAGCACCACCCCCACCGCTCCCTCCACCACCGCCACCTCAACCTCCGGCAGCCTCCGAGGCACACGTAGCTCATGCCGCCAACCCTACCCCTAGCCACGGACCACCGCACAACCACCCGCCCTACGccgag ATGATAACAACGGCAATTGGGGCTTTGAATGAGAGAACGGGGTCGAGTAAGAAAGCTATAGCGAAGTACATAGAAAGAACTTTCGGCGACTTGCCGCCGAGTCATCCGGCGTTGTTGACTCACCATCTAAAGAGATTGAGAAGCAGTGGTCAAGTTGTGATGGTGAAACACTCCTACATGCTCCCCAGATCTGGAGATGATGCTCACGCTCTCCCCCTTCATCCTGGGCCTGTCTCTGGGCCCAAGAGGGGTCGTGGCCGGCCCCCCAAGCCCAAGATCCCCGTCCAGCCCACTTCGGAGTCGGTGCTCGTGGCTGTGGGGTTGGTAGATGGGCCCGTGGTGCCGAAGAGGGGCCCTGGGCGTCCGCCTAAGTCTGGTGGTGTGCGTGGGCCGAGGCCCAAGTCGTTAGATGGACCCAAAAGGAGGCCTGGCCGTCCACCCAAGGCCCAGTTGGGTGGGGTGATTCCTGGCGGGGTGCCGAGGGAGCGGCCCAGGACGGCAGGTGTTACTAAGGTGAAGGTGTCCGGGAGGCCACGTGGTAGGCCGCCGAAGATTCTGACTGTTGGTGCCGGCGTCGGTGGAGGTCTCTCTGTGAAACGGCGGGGCCGGCCTCCTAAGGCTGACGGACCGAAGAGGCCCAAGAAGCTTACTGGAAGGCCAGTGGGCCGGCCCAGAAAG AAACTTGCAACTGGGGAAATTCTGCCAGCTGCTTCCGAACAACCAGTGGCAGAGTGGATGAACTACGAGGATCTTAAGCAAAAACTGGAGCACATT CAAGGAAAGATCAAACTGTCTGTCGGTGTGCTAAGGACCCAGTTCAGCGAGAACAATGTGAGTGCGATGTCAGCATTACAGGAGTTGGAAGACCTGGCGACTATGGACATTAGTGCGCCACTAAATATCGAAGGTCAGCTGTTCTTTGGAAATTGA